taacacacaagcttgcaatataaaggacaacacctgtccccctgcactaacctgtcctgtgtgaccctcaccatgtaaccctcatgtccatgctgtctctggaggagcagataggagacaagatctcctgtaacctaaaatgaaccaaagcttcctcccagttttttaaattgaatttaacatcagtttatctccatgaaacaaaagaataaattgGAAtaaaaacttctatcttctatttctctccccTTTTAACATCTCCGTGTCCCTggacagatgattacgctgcagtcGCCGTCACTGACctcgctccctccccaagaccggatctcccgacatcacaacactcagtctgactgagcgcttcgaggagaaataataatgaaattatgaaaataataacgcgtgtttggaggtgcatcctccgatcctctctctctctctctgtcgctgatcgagcgagcagaGCTCACCACGCGACAAcctgctcaattaacataattcacgacccaaatccaacagaaccaatcaggctgattcggttcgggCTCGGtatatgtaacggaatgaaattactgtgttttttcccctcctctgcacaagactagtctgcatgagatatggtctcaaggtctcatgcatcccttctaacctgcttattttcagctcaacagaagaatgaagaatgaactattttcttttaattaatcagagAATTCTatgttaataaagctaatccatccaagtgttagtcaatgaataagatgtgaccggcctgtgaaatcaaaatatgaattactttattataatcctatagaatataaaggtactgtgactttaagtgttccaacaggactgatttcacgtagcgttaaaagacataacacattactttcactgttccaatcagaatcttacagatctgatggaggcgtggttctgatggtgtttggtaatttttcatttgacaataaaccataacatccgaagtataaaactacgccacgtcagctctaacgccagttcaaagcgttccagagaaagtgacggagtggccaatcctgatctatactctttaaccgaaagaacaacgacaagctgaaaaatttgtTGCTATTCCAACagcggcaacagttcctttcagaataaaagctgaaccatcaagacccaggcttgggtctcaccagacgccaacaaaattgccgtgtacccggaagtaactcacagactggactagtcggcaccgctgcttttcctaccggctcggttccagagaaggtcaagctagacctcgacattcctgacctAAAGGGGACTTccacgaagggtaggtagaccggcaaatggtgtctcatgtgtttatgaacctcctagCCAAAGCTTaatgtgaagacatcaccttcagttcccgtcagaactaatcgcttcttcgcatttgctggttctgattaacatcacacgtcatccattcaccgtctcatccactttagttacaccacacatttagttttaaaatcagtctagtttaatttgttagtaataacattcttaacttttaaacttgactcgctCTCTTCTGTTgtttctgagtgaatacgaagcggttatctaatccctgcaataaaaagatccaatgttctggtttaaataacctcacagatccgtaaggtgaatttcatatttcctatggaatcccacgccttatggcttattaaataacatgtaatctaattcattacacaggttacaactccagcgctcagccctgcagtaccacataaaggcagatcaaagtttcctacccggtaaatgtggacaacaccgctctgacagatgtggatgctacgctggtgccgccgtaaaaataacaaaaccacactccactataattgattatggtactcttctatgatgcagaatcgtttatgcccgcatctcatgcattgattatttgattagttTCCTCAGCTTTATCTATCATACACCTCCCGGtcgagtgggggtggggggtgtggggagggggggggcacaaagagagggcttgtggtccggacgtggcccgcgggccgcctattgagtaTCGCTGCTTTAGAGGGTAAAATAGACAAAGGCAGCTCTCTTGTTAACCAGAATGGATGGAAAATGGGAAAAAAATGACTAAATAATTTTTAGTTGCCagaaaaatttaatattttttgagACTGAGGAAAAAACAGTTTTATTACTGCTGTTGAAGGGTTTAGTGTTTGAAACGTTTTAAACCATCCTAATTTATTTACAATATACTTTCGGTTAGTGAAGCACCGATATGACATAtttgggctgataccgatattaagatAACTCTTATGGCTGattaccgatatttgccgataccgatataccaacgttaatgcttctaaaatcagccggttttgtataaaatgaaaattattaaagctgaatttacattattatgtttaCACACCCACAGACATTTAcgtttctgagatgattacattcactgtcacatgactaaacaattacacatcacccccctcaccctctgaaatagGCAaagaaatggaaacaagatggaaaaaatgtcGGTTGTTAAtaacggcccggttttatttatcggaccgataccgatatgttaaacaatgactaacattggccgataccgatattgatgccgatatattgtccatccctactttCTGTTCTTTTAAATTTGCCCTGATCAATAGTTTTCCATGCTTTTTGAAGATCTTGCGTATTTACTATGCCGTTTTTGGACCTATTCTGTGTGTGTGCTTAAACAAAGAAGACAGAGGATAGCTGGGGGCAAGAGAAGAAGGGTTGTCTCCAGTTGATGAAAGTTCTGTCTTTGCAAAATAAGAAACTCGAATAAGATGATGACGAGATGAGCATCATTTTTTAGTTGATCACTGACTGTATTAAACGTTTTCAGGTAATATAAGTCCTTGGCAATCCCCTTGTTGGTGTTAAATTACAACTTTAAAAGTTATAAACTGAGCTATCTTTGGTATTTTCACCAGCTAAAAAAAAGAAATTGGAACAACGTGAATGAAATCCACTGAAACCTTAAAATAATTGAAGCATTACTGATTAACACCACCTTGAGTGATTGCCATAAAGTCTGGCTGTTAGcaataaaaaaaatcttaaaatgTAATTTACAAAGTTCTTAAACATTTGTCAAAATTCAAATTGCagcacattttaaaacatttccACCAGAAAAGATGACTTTCACATAGGAGATGACTGGAACATACATGTTTAAAAACACAACTGAAGTTGTATTAACCTCTGTTCTAACTTTTAACTTATTTTTAAATCCAGGGACTTTTAAAAACTCTACTTAGATGGCAGATAAGTTTAGTTTTCGGAAGCAGAGGTGCACATCACTGGGAAGACAAAATAAGGCCCTCCCTCCAAAGCTGGATATGAacaattgttcttttgttcataaCACAGTTTGTGTAATATTATTATACTTATTAGAGACAGAAAGTAAATGGCCCAAATCTATACATCTAAATTAGAACTGTACAAGAATCAAAAATTGATATTGGCCCATAAAATCAGAATCGGTGCAGGGTGCACAGATGGTGACATTTTAACACTTCAGAGGAAGTAACTACACTAATAAAGTTAAATAATGTCTGTctgacacgcgcgcacgcacacacacactgatgaagaTAAAgatgccatatatatatatacacttaatTTTAAAGCGCTGCATCACTTGACATTACCATTAATGTATCATAATAACAGAATTTCGTAGCTAGATGACCACAAAgtttgcggtgtgtgtgtgtgtgtgtaactcactAATCAAACGTGTGATGCGCCATCGGGTTTGAATGGGCTCTCTGTCTGTAAAAACGCTTCTGAGGCATTAACGAAGTCATGTCGGATTGAATTCTGACACCCAGCTCCTTACGATATTAACAGTGTTCCTGAAATTATTCAAGGATTACAAAAATACGCTTCTGAACTTTCAGATGTTTGCTTCCCGTTGAGTCGCGGGAAGTTTACGTCATCACCAAGCGTTTTGGGTTGCCAGATGTGTTGAAATCAGCACCAGAGACGGAAAGAGTGGAGAAAAGCGCGTTTCATTAGAATTTAGGGAGACCTTTTAATATATTTCACCTCCTCTAACTTGGAAAAAGTTGGTGTTTAGATACTTGAATTATTTTCTCAGATTCTCATGAATTGAGTGCAAAATACACTTAAGAGGGATTTGTTCTGAAGTTAATTATATTTATAAGTGTAATTTATGGTCCTGTTGAGCTGTTGCTTAGTATTAAAGTAGAAAGTTTCACCCCTCCTTGTGTTTTATCTCACCAGGCACCAATTTTGGCCCATTCCAATACTTAAGTCAATACGGGGagcaaattattattttaaagacAGACAATACTATGTTGATGTCCCTTTGAAAAGCACAGCTTTTTACTTTTTGAATTGATTTGATTTACTAAACCTATGAAGAAATTAAGTTACTATTATGGCCTAAATACACGATTATAATTAAAGGTCCTCTACTATGGTTATGAGAATTAGATCATGACTTAAAGAATGAGATCCTGGAGGAAGCTGAAAGGAAATTCCTTGTAGTCAGGCTCAACCTACAAGGAGGAGCTCCATTGTCTGAAGGGAGCTTGTATTAGAGACGACTCTCTTCAGCATCAAAAGGAGATTGCCGAGATGGTCCTGGCATGTGATTAAGATGCCTCCTGCCATCCCAGTGCGGAGAGGACCAGGACCCAGATCTTACTGGGATGATTCTTTTGTCTCGCCGAACTCTTTGGTATGTCTCAGAAGGAGCTGGAGAGTGTTGCTATTGAGAGGGATGTCCTGGACCTGCTATCTCTACGACCCAACCCTACATCAAACTTGGTTGCAAAATCACTAACAGCTAATTTCACTTTTGAGAATTAACAAACCCCTTAAAGTTGAACATATTTTTAAAGCTGTGCTTTAAAAGAAATTCTGTCAATCTTCATGACACTGGGAAGAGCAAGCAATTGCACCAGAGGGTTTGCACAAGAGAATTGCAAGTTTTCTTACACTTGCAAAAGTAGGTGTAAAATAAGCTCATTTCATATTTAAATAGGGGACCCAAAGGCTTTAacaaggtaaaaaaataaaatggattCTTGGTATTACTTCATTAGATGAAATTTAGTAGCCATGTTGCAGTGATGTGCAACACCTCTAGGTCACCAGTCTAAAACTAAATATTTGGGTTTGTGAGAAACATGTACACATAAAAACGTCCTTTGAACAATAAACTTAGATCCTTCTGGATCTATTTATTACAACAAGACACAACAAGCTGTTCTAAATCAACACACACTTTATTATAAATTATATTCTTATGtgttttagcagttttgttatgttCAAAACGTATTATTAGGCTCTCAAAAGACGGATCATAGTGTGCtcttgtgtaagtgtgtgtgtgtgtgtgtgtgggggggggggggttgccatGAGGTGGAAAGGAGAAGTACATCTACACAATAATTGTCATTTTTGAGTTTTTTCATGTTGATATAATGACAATTTTTATATAAAAATGAAGTAGAAACCACTCAGCTACATTTGGAAATGTTTGTCATGGTGATAAAAATAATGATAAAATTAATAATAACAGTTTTCCCCAGAACATTTTAAATACAATTGTAATGATCATTCACTCACTCAGAAGTACGTAGCTCCTCATAGCTCATGGACGATCCACGAACTAAATGAGTGTAACTATAGTTCCAGACACTTTTAATatggcacgtgtgtgtgtgtgtgtgtgtgtgtgtgtgtgtgtgtgtgtgtgtgtgtgtgtgtgtgtgtgtgtgtgtgtgtgtgtgtgtattagcacTTTTGTATCCTCTTCAAGGACAGTAGCACTCAGTGTGTCTGACCAGGCTTCAAACGGTGGTCACTCTCATCACCACCTCCTGGTTGGTGCCTCTCAGGCTGGACGGCCTCAGCTGGCTGAGGATGTGCAGGATGGTGTAGCCACAGTGGTGGTTGAGAATAGTCCTGACGTACCGACTCGTTCTGCGGCTGCCGTTTGTGACGGAGTTAGAGAAGTTCCTCTCAACTTGAGCAGCGGCTTTTCCGCTGGAACTGTTGACGTCTCCTAAATCCTTGGCTTTCTCATAATTCAGCACTTTCCATTGCTGGTTCACTGCCCGCCAGCGCTTAAAGATCTGGTAAACAGATGATCCTTCGTGGATTATAAGGCCTGGGCGTTAAGGACAAAGGATTGGGGAGGTTTAGGCAGGAAATGGTTTTACAAAAAAGACAAACAGTTGTTTGTTCAACAAGAAGTCAGAAGGTACAGTGTGTACTCGGGCTTTTTGGAATTGAAAACAAGATCTAAAGGTGCTAGCATTAGCGATTAGCTTTGCTGCTTTGAAAAATAGACCCAAATGTAAttattaaataaatgtattaaaaatatgtttttaaaactaaaacctCCTCAACCACATAACATGGCAGGGATTGAAAACAGCAGGTGGTTTAATAAATGCTCAAGGTGGGAAAAATAATCTGGATTTGAAGATTAAAACAAAAAGTACATGAAAAACACGTTCAAATGGAAGCTCAGCTCTTTAGAAGATGAGTTCTGTTGCAAAATAGAAAAAGTTTCCTCTCTTTTCCTCTCAATTTTAAGGAATTCTACAACAGACATTACTAATAACATCAGCAtactaaccctctcaggctcaaattaagttttgataaaaagccgatcaactaagtccttcagggtccttctgagttaaaaaaaatgctcatgaaatacgtgtgtggagtaaccgggtaggtaggttttaactgcaaatctgcaacgcctgcctccagagggttaaatgctCAAAAtggtgcacaaagttaagatttaacagttggttaaattcagagccctgaaactgattcagcttcgggaaccaatgttattagtgacatttaacATGAAAATATggtggaaaatgtctagatatcggcccaaaaaatcGGCAGTGCATATCGGGACTGAGAGTGAACTGTGATTAAAGAGGAGACAACACACAAAATGAAATGTACATCCCAGTCAAAGTGTGTTTTACCTATACAAACGATGTCCATAAACCCGTACATGCTGTAGCAAATCTGAAACAGAAGGTCCTGCCGCTGCCATTTGGCTGAGGGGCTGAGAGACGACCACACCAACCAAGAAATACTGGCAACAAGGAACAGGGAGCCCAGGATGATGGCTGCAATCTGCACCTTCTCTATGACAGTCAGGGAGATGGTCTGCCACTggaaacacgcacgcacacatgcgcacacacacatgcatgcacaaacacacaaatatatacacacacacacacacgcacacatgcatgcacaaacacacaaatatatagacacacgcacgcacacatgcatgcacaaacacgcaaatatatacacacacacgcacgcacacatgcatgcacaaacacgcaaatatatacacgcacgcacgcacacatgcatgcacaaacacaaaaatatatacacgcacacacgcacacatgcatgcac
This sequence is a window from Nothobranchius furzeri strain GRZ-AD chromosome 3, NfurGRZ-RIMD1, whole genome shotgun sequence. Protein-coding genes within it:
- the LOC107385650 gene encoding E3 ubiquitin-protein ligase MARCHF9 isoform X2 — its product is MRGFTIGGCGWPQMRCSRRDDEEEYYGSEPRPRSLAFEDKETSKAQEGCLDAASLPSLSESGTRTPQCRICFQGPEKGELLSPCRCDGSVRCSHQSCLIRWISERGSWSCELCYFKYQVLAISTKNPLQWQTISLTVIEKVQIAAIILGSLFLVASISWLVWSSLSPSAKWQRQDLLFQICYSMYGFMDIVCIGLIIHEGSSVYQIFKRWRAVNQQWKVLNYEKAKDLGDVNSSSGKAAAQVERNFSNSVTNGSRRTSRYVRTILNHHCGYTILHILSQLRPSSLRGTNQEVVMRVTTV
- the LOC107385650 gene encoding E3 ubiquitin-protein ligase MARCHF9 isoform X1; translated protein: MLKYRIQMFFNELKVLLLMHSDSSRRTDTDTRPSMRGFTIGGCGWPQMRCSRRDDEEEYYGSEPRPRSLAFEDKETSKAQEGCLDAASLPSLSESGTRTPQCRICFQGPEKGELLSPCRCDGSVRCSHQSCLIRWISERGSWSCELCYFKYQVLAISTKNPLQWQTISLTVIEKVQIAAIILGSLFLVASISWLVWSSLSPSAKWQRQDLLFQICYSMYGFMDIVCIGLIIHEGSSVYQIFKRWRAVNQQWKVLNYEKAKDLGDVNSSSGKAAAQVERNFSNSVTNGSRRTSRYVRTILNHHCGYTILHILSQLRPSSLRGTNQEVVMRVTTV